The DNA window CCTGCGCTCCAGCACCGTCGGAGAGGTCTCGGTCCGCGGCAATGCGAACGGCTCGTACGTCGTCGAAGGGCAGTACCTTCCCGAGATGCACTCCGTCCGGCGCGGCGACACGCTCTGGGAGATCTCCTCGCGCTACTACCAGAACCCGTATTCCTGGCCGCAGCTCTGGGCGATGAACCCCCAGATCCAGAACCCACACTGGATCTACCCTGGAGATCGCCTCCGGCTCCGTGATCAAGGTCAGGGCAGCGCACGCAGCGGCCTCACTTCCAACATGCAGAGCGGCTTGCGGATGCAGGGCAACCGAGTCCCCCCGCAGACCGTGTTCCTGCGCAACATGGGCTGGGTCGACGACCACGAGAAGGACACGTGGGGGAAGCTCGTCGGCAGCCCCGAGGATCAGATGCTCCTCAGCGCGGGCGACGACGTGTACCTGCAGATGTCCAAGGACAAGGACGGCGAGGAGCGCCCCATCTCCGTGGGCCAGGAGCTCACGATCTTCCAGGTCATCAAGCGGGTGGGATCGGGCAAGTCCTCGGGTGATCTGGTGGCCGTTCGCGGCACGGTACGCGTGGACCGCTACAACCCGAAGACCCGCATGGTGCGCGGCCGGATCACGGAATCGCTCGACGTGATCGAGCGCGGCGCGCTGATCGGCTCCGTGCAGCGGCGCTTCGACGTCGTATCGCCGCGCAAGAGCGACAAGGATCTGGAAGCACGGCTGCTCGCGTCCGTGTACCCCCACCACATGTTCGGTCAGAACCAGGTGGTCTTCATCGACAAGGGCAAGGAAGAGGGCGTGGAGCCCGGAATGCGCTTCTTCGCCGTGCGACGCGGTGATCGCTGGGCACAGACCGCCAGCGCCGCAGGCCCCACCGCTCAGCTCCGACCGCGGGTCGAGGACGACCGCGCCGCGGTCGTCGACAAGATGAAGTACGGCGTGGACGAGGACCTCCTGCCGGACGAGACGTACGCGGAGATGCGCGTGCTGAACGTCCGAGACCACACCGCCGTCGCGCTCGTGACCGCCTCCCTCTACGAGGTGGAGCGAAACGCCGTGCTCGTGCTGCGGAAGGGATACTGAGGGTTCGATCTCGCCTCAGCGCACGAATGGCGTCAGGGTGCAGCCTCGTGTGCCGCCCTGAGCCATCGGCATCGGAACGCGATCGTTCCACCTCACGGAGCCCTTTCGCGCTCGGCCGACATTGTGCACGCTACCGACCAACGCTTACTTCGAGGAGGTCGGTGATGCTCAAGGTTCATGGCGTGGGCCTCGCGGTCGCGCTTCTGTCGATGCCCATCCTCATGGGCGCGGACGGCAAAGGGTGTGGCGTCGTCGTCGTCGGCGAAGGGGATGACGGCGGCGGACAGAGCGAGCCTGGCAATCCCGGGAACGGACCGATCTCGTCCTGTGGCACCGAGTTCCACATCTTCGGCGTTTACGAGACGCACTCGAACCACAGCGGCGCCGACGACCACCCCGAAGGCGAGGCGACGATCCACATCGAACGCCCAGGCTCGCACGTCATCGCGCTGTCCTCCTACGAGCCGGTGCACTGGACGGTGACGATGGCTCCGGGGGTCACCCTCGAGAAGGTGATCCTGAACGGCTACCACGACCAGCGGGCGGACGTGCCCGCTGGGGTCCCCGTGGAGAGCCACGACGGCACCTCCGGCTGGCTCGGCGCCTATGGCTATGCGTGGCCTTCGAGCGAAGGGGGCAGCGATACGCCGGCGCTGGTCGGCGCACTGGAAGCAGCGGCCGGCCAGGAGATGACCTCGTTCCATGGCTGTTACAGCTCCACCTCGTTCGTGCTCCACGACGACCTGAGCGTGGCCGCCGGCTGCGACATCGACGGCGGGTATGCGCTGACGGGCCACGTCGAGGAGCCGAGCTGCGGCCCCGGGACGCCGAGCTGCGGCCCCGAGCTTCACCTCCTCAGCGTGTACGAGTCCCACGGCAACCACGGCTGGAACCACCATCCCGAAGGCGAAGCCTCGGTCCATGTCGAACGGCAGGGACCTGTCGTCCTGGCGCTCTCCTCGTACGAGCCCGTGTACTGGAAGGTGACCGCCGCCCCCGGTGTCACCCTCGAGAAGGTGATCCTGAACGGCTACCACGATCAACGGGCGGACGTGCCGCCTGGCGTGCCGGTGGAGATCTACGACGCCGACCAGATGCTCGCAGCCTGCGCCTACCAATGGCCAGGCGACGACCAGGGCTGCGACACGCAAGGGCTGGTGAGCGCGCTCGAGAGCGTCGCGGGACGCTCGCTGACGTCGTTCCACGGCTGCTACCAGGCCAACACGTTCGTGCTCCACGACGACATCGGCGCTTCTTCGTCTTGCAGCGCCGGCGCTTCCTCCACGCAGAGCAGCTACATGGGCGAGACCTGCGGAGACTGAGTGGACCAGGCCACCCGGCCCTGGCTCAGTTCAGCCCGCGCAGATCCACCTCCGTCCCCGAAGACCGCGTCGTCGCCTCCAGGAACGACCGCAGGGGCTTTTCGGTCCACGGGAGACTG is part of the Chondromyces crocatus genome and encodes:
- a CDS encoding LysM peptidoglycan-binding domain-containing protein; the encoded protein is MKHPTTLVALALVSAPATALAQDAADDGGGATQPGAPSVTVVQVPTPAPQQVTFPGFPQPGFDPNAHLPSSSRATLDTSRTADGFDLRSSTVGEVSVRGNANGSYVVEGQYLPEMHSVRRGDTLWEISSRYYQNPYSWPQLWAMNPQIQNPHWIYPGDRLRLRDQGQGSARSGLTSNMQSGLRMQGNRVPPQTVFLRNMGWVDDHEKDTWGKLVGSPEDQMLLSAGDDVYLQMSKDKDGEERPISVGQELTIFQVIKRVGSGKSSGDLVAVRGTVRVDRYNPKTRMVRGRITESLDVIERGALIGSVQRRFDVVSPRKSDKDLEARLLASVYPHHMFGQNQVVFIDKGKEEGVEPGMRFFAVRRGDRWAQTASAAGPTAQLRPRVEDDRAAVVDKMKYGVDEDLLPDETYAEMRVLNVRDHTAVALVTASLYEVERNAVLVLRKGY